Proteins encoded together in one Roseibacterium elongatum DSM 19469 window:
- a CDS encoding YcjF family protein: MKERKGPILIELDEDDTTPRPGPETAEPVPDLPGMAPEGRAMQVVATLGARKPSRIARWFWAALTALIGLVVSLAAWDFVTGLLAANPVLGWTATGLIAVVIGTLAIISLRELAAFSRLGRLDALHRQAESALASGDLTEGRAVLDRLSGLYRGRAELRLGRETIDRQKGDVFDVTSLFALAETQMLAPLDAAATREVEAAARQVATVTALVPLAFADVFAALTANLRMIRRIAEIYGGRAGTLGAWRLTRAVLTHLVATGAVAVGDDLIGSVAGGSVLSKVSRRFGEGIVNGALTARVGVAAIEVCRPIPFTTAKRPSVTATVRRALTGLFGQKR, encoded by the coding sequence ATGAAAGAACGCAAAGGCCCCATCCTGATCGAGCTGGACGAGGACGACACCACCCCCCGCCCCGGCCCCGAAACGGCCGAGCCGGTGCCCGACCTGCCGGGCATGGCCCCCGAAGGACGCGCGATGCAGGTCGTGGCCACCCTTGGCGCGCGCAAACCTTCGCGTATCGCGCGCTGGTTCTGGGCGGCGTTGACGGCGCTGATCGGTCTGGTCGTGTCGCTGGCGGCATGGGATTTCGTGACCGGCCTTTTGGCCGCGAACCCGGTCTTGGGGTGGACCGCGACGGGGTTGATTGCCGTCGTGATCGGGACGCTGGCCATCATCTCGTTGCGGGAACTGGCGGCGTTTTCGCGCCTGGGGCGACTGGATGCCCTGCACCGGCAGGCCGAAAGCGCGCTGGCCTCGGGCGATCTGACCGAGGGGCGCGCGGTGCTGGACCGTCTGTCCGGCCTGTATCGCGGGCGGGCCGAGCTGCGGCTGGGGCGCGAGACGATCGACCGGCAGAAAGGCGACGTGTTCGACGTTACCAGCCTGTTCGCGCTGGCCGAGACACAGATGCTGGCACCGCTGGATGCCGCCGCCACGCGCGAGGTCGAGGCCGCGGCCCGACAGGTGGCGACCGTGACCGCGCTTGTGCCGCTGGCCTTTGCCGATGTCTTTGCGGCGCTGACGGCGAATTTGCGGATGATCCGGCGCATCGCCGAAATCTATGGCGGGCGCGCGGGCACCCTGGGCGCCTGGCGGCTGACCCGCGCTGTGCTGACGCATCTCGTCGCCACGGGCGCCGTTGCGGTGGGTGACGATCTGATCGGCTCGGTCGCGGGCGGATCGGTCCTGTCCAAGGTGTCGCGCCGCTTTGGCGAGGGGATCGTGAACGGGGCGCTGACCGCACGGGTGGGCGTGGCCGCGATCGAGGTCTGCCGCCCCATCCCCTTTACCACCGCCAAACGCCCCAGCGTCACCGCCACGGTGCGCCGTGCGTTGACGGGGCTGTTCGGGCAAAAGCGCTGA
- a CDS encoding YcjX family GTP-binding protein, with the protein MVIGRVADGLGRGVEGVTQAVSEAFFEPVIRLGVTGLARSGKTVFITSLVANLLDRGRMPGLEAAHSGRIEAAYLQPQPDDTVPRFAYEDHLAAMTGPAPYWPDSTRSVSELRLSLRVRPTGLLGGVTGPRTVHLDIVDYPGEWLLDLALLDQDFETWSQAALASARARPEGAAYAALIDRTDTAAKLEEPTAAALARAWTDYLTAARDAGYSDCTPGRFLLPGDLEGSPALTFAPLPAGDSPRGSLAREFARRFDAYTAQVVKPFFRNHFARIDRQIVLVDALGAIHAGPPALEDLRRALAGILGAFRPGRNTFLTAILGKRVDKILFAATKADHLHHEHHPRLAAIMEALVAEARRRADFSGAETQAMAIAALRATVEETRRVRGEDLGVVRGVLEATGKQAALHPGDLPADPAALLAPARDGAQTWLDGDYGVMRFAPAPLSLRAGEGPPHIRLDRAAEFLLGDRLR; encoded by the coding sequence GTGGTGATCGGACGAGTAGCAGACGGGTTGGGCCGCGGGGTCGAAGGGGTCACGCAAGCCGTATCCGAGGCGTTCTTCGAGCCGGTGATCCGGCTGGGCGTGACCGGTCTGGCACGCTCGGGCAAGACGGTGTTCATCACATCGCTGGTGGCCAACCTGCTGGATCGGGGCCGCATGCCGGGGCTGGAGGCGGCCCATTCCGGCCGGATCGAGGCCGCCTATCTGCAACCCCAGCCCGACGATACGGTGCCCCGCTTCGCCTACGAGGACCATCTGGCCGCCATGACCGGCCCAGCGCCTTATTGGCCGGACAGCACGCGGTCGGTCTCGGAACTGCGCCTGTCGCTGCGGGTGCGGCCCACGGGCCTGCTGGGCGGGGTGACCGGGCCACGGACGGTGCATCTGGATATCGTGGATTATCCGGGCGAATGGCTTCTGGACCTTGCCCTGCTGGACCAGGATTTCGAAACCTGGTCCCAGGCGGCGCTGGCCTCGGCCCGCGCCCGTCCCGAGGGAGCGGCCTATGCCGCCTTGATCGACCGGACGGACACCGCCGCCAAGCTGGAGGAACCCACCGCCGCGGCCCTTGCGCGCGCATGGACCGACTATCTGACCGCCGCGCGCGACGCGGGCTATTCCGACTGCACGCCGGGGCGGTTCCTGCTGCCCGGCGATCTGGAGGGCAGCCCCGCCCTGACGTTCGCGCCCCTGCCCGCCGGCGACAGCCCGCGCGGATCGCTGGCGCGCGAGTTTGCCCGCCGGTTCGACGCCTATACCGCGCAGGTCGTCAAACCCTTCTTCCGAAACCACTTTGCCCGGATCGACCGGCAGATCGTGCTGGTCGACGCGCTTGGCGCGATCCATGCCGGCCCGCCCGCGCTCGAGGATCTGCGCCGCGCGTTGGCGGGAATTCTTGGCGCGTTCCGGCCCGGGCGCAACACCTTCCTGACGGCGATCCTTGGTAAACGGGTCGACAAGATCCTGTTCGCCGCGACCAAGGCCGACCACCTGCACCACGAACACCACCCGCGCCTTGCCGCGATCATGGAGGCGCTGGTCGCCGAGGCGCGGCGGCGCGCCGATTTCAGCGGGGCCGAGACGCAAGCCATGGCCATCGCCGCCCTGCGCGCCACGGTCGAGGAGACGCGGCGCGTGCGCGGCGAGGATCTGGGCGTGGTGCGCGGCGTGCTGGAGGCGACCGGCAAACAGGCGGCCCTGCACCCCGGCGATCTGCCTGCAGACCCGGCGGCGCTGCTGGCCCCGGCGCGGGACGGCGCGCAAACCTGGCTGGATGGCGATTACGGCGTGATGCGCTTTGCCCCGGCGCCCCTCAGCCTGCGCGCGGGCGAAGGGCCGCCGCATATCCGGCTGGATCGGGCGGCGGAATTCCTGCTGGGCGACCGGCTGCGATGA